Proteins encoded together in one Lagopus muta isolate bLagMut1 chromosome 3, bLagMut1 primary, whole genome shotgun sequence window:
- the LOC125691099 gene encoding ankyrin-2-like isoform X5 encodes MGPKWGAMGPTWGAVGPIWVAVGPTWEAMGPKWGAMGPTWGAMGPTWGTVGPTWGAVRAYMGVQWGPHGKQWGPHGDQWGPDGELWCPQRVQWGPHGEQWGPHGVQWGPHGVQWGAHPIAAHSGTAPHPIAAHSGTAPHRPIAAHSGTAPHPIAAHSGTAPHPITAHSGTAPQRPIAAHSGTAPTSPHSSTQWHCPTSPHSSTQWHCPTSHSSTEWHCPTSPHSSTQWHCPTSPHSSTQWHCPTSHSSTQWHCPTSPHSSTQWHCPTSPHSSTQWHCPTSHSSTQWHCPTSPHSSTQWLCPTSHNSTQWHCPHIAP; translated from the exons ATGGGGCCCAaatggggagctatggggcccacatggggagctgtggggcccATATGGGTTGCAGTGGGGCCCACATGGGAAGCAATGGGTCCCAAATGGGGAGCAATGGGGCCCAcatggggagctatggggcccacatggggcacagtggggccCACATGGGGTGCAGTAAGGGCCTATATGGGGGTGCAGTGGGGCCCACATGGGAAGCAATGGGGCCCAcatggggatcaatggggccCAGATGGGGAGCTATGGTGCCCACAAAGGGTGCAGTGGGGCCCACATGGGGAGCAATGGGGCCCACATGGGGTGCAATGGGGCCCACATGGGGTGCAGTGGGGCGCACATCCCATagcagcacaca GTggcactgccccacatcccatagcagcacacagtggcactgccccacatcgccccatagcagcacacagtggcactgccccacatcccatagcagcacacagtggcactgccccacatcccataacagcacacagtggcactgccccacagcgccccattGCAGCACACAGTGGCACTGCCCCCACATCGCCCCATagcagcacacagtggcactgccccacatcgccccatagcagcacacagtggcactgccccacatcccatagcagcacagag tggcactgccccacatcgccccatagcagcacacagtggcactgccccacatcgccccatagcagcacacagtggcactgccccacatcccatagcagcacacagtggcactgccccacatcgccccatagcagcacacagtggcacTGCCCGACATCGCCCCATagcagcacacagtggcactgccccacatcccatagcagcacacagtggcacTGCCCCACATCGCCCCATAGCAGCACACAGTGGCTCTGCCCCACATCCCATAACAGCACACAGTGGCACTGCCCCCACATCGCCCCATAA
- the LOC125691099 gene encoding ankyrin-2-like isoform X3, with protein MGPKWGAMGPTWGAVGPIWVAVGPTWEAMGPKWGAMGPTWGAMGPTWGTVGPTWGAVRAYMGVQWGPHGKQWGPHGDQWGPDGELWCPQRVQWGPHGEQWGPHGVQWGPHGVQWGAHPIAAHSGTAPHPIAAHSGTAPHRPIAAHSGTAPHPIAAHSGTAPHRPIAAHSGTAPHPIAAHSGTAPHPITAHSGTAPTAPHCSTQWHCPTSPPSSTQWHCPTSHNSTQWHCPTSPPSSTEWHCPTSPHSSTQWHCPTSPHSSTQWHCPTSHSSTQWHCPTSPHSSTQWHCPTSPHSSTQWHCPTSHSSTQWHCPTSPHSSTQWLCPTSHNSTQWHCPHIAP; from the exons ATGGGGCCCAaatggggagctatggggcccacatggggagctgtggggcccATATGGGTTGCAGTGGGGCCCACATGGGAAGCAATGGGTCCCAAATGGGGAGCAATGGGGCCCAcatggggagctatggggcccacatggggcacagtggggccCACATGGGGTGCAGTAAGGGCCTATATGGGGGTGCAGTGGGGCCCACATGGGAAGCAATGGGGCCCAcatggggatcaatggggccCAGATGGGGAGCTATGGTGCCCACAAAGGGTGCAGTGGGGCCCACATGGGGAGCAATGGGGCCCACATGGGGTGCAATGGGGCCCACATGGGGTGCAGTGGGGCGCACATCCCATagcagcacaca GTggcactgccccacatcccatagcagcacacagtggcactgccccacatcgccccatagcagcacaca gtggcactgccccacatcccatagcagcacacagtggcactgccccacatcgccccatagcagcacacagtggcactgccccacatcccatagcagcacacagtggcactgccccacatcccataacagcacacagtggcactgcccccacagcgccccattGCAGCACACAGTGGCACTGCCCCACATCGCCCCCTagcagcacacagtggcactgccccacatcccATAACAGCACACAGTGGCACTGCCCCACATCGCCCCCTAGCAGCACAGAG tggcactgccccacatcgccccatagcagcacacagtggcactgccccacatcgccccatagcagcacacagtggcactgccccacatcccatagcagcacacagtggcactgccccacatcgccccatagcagcacacagtggcacTGCCCGACATCGCCCCATagcagcacacagtggcactgccccacatcccatagcagcacacagtggcacTGCCCCACATCGCCCCATAGCAGCACACAGTGGCTCTGCCCCACATCCCATAACAGCACACAGTGGCACTGCCCCCACATCGCCCCATAA
- the LOC125691099 gene encoding soluble scavenger receptor cysteine-rich domain-containing protein SSC5D-like isoform X1: MGPKWGAMGPTWGAVGPIWVAVGPTWEAMGPKWGAMGPTWGAMGPTWGTVGPTWGAVRAYMGVQWGPHGKQWGPHGDQWGPDGELWCPQRVQWGPHGEQWGPHGVQWGPHGVQWGAHPIAAHSGTAPHPIAAHSGTAPHRPIAAHSGTAPHPIAAHSGTAPHPITAHSGTAPQRPIAAHSGTAPTSPHSSTQWHCPTSPHSSTQWHCPTSHSSTQWHCPTSPHSSTQWHCPTSHSSTQWHCPTSHNSTQWHCPTSPHSSTQWHCPTSPHSSTQWHCPTSHSSTQWHCPTSPHSSTQWHCPTSPHSSTQWHCPTSHSSTQWHCPTSPHSSTQWLCPTSHNSTQWHCPHIAP, from the exons ATGGGGCCCAaatggggagctatggggcccacatggggagctgtggggcccATATGGGTTGCAGTGGGGCCCACATGGGAAGCAATGGGTCCCAAATGGGGAGCAATGGGGCCCAcatggggagctatggggcccacatggggcacagtggggccCACATGGGGTGCAGTAAGGGCCTATATGGGGGTGCAGTGGGGCCCACATGGGAAGCAATGGGGCCCAcatggggatcaatggggccCAGATGGGGAGCTATGGTGCCCACAAAGGGTGCAGTGGGGCCCACATGGGGAGCAATGGGGCCCACATGGGGTGCAATGGGGCCCACATGGGGTGCAGTGGGGCGCACATCCCATagcagcacaca GTggcactgccccacatcccatagcagcacacagtggcactgccccacatcgccccatagcagcacacagtggcactgccccacatcccatagcagcacacagtggcactgccccacatcccataacagcacacagtggcactgccccacagcgccccattGCAGCACACAGTGGCACTGCCCCCACATCGCCCCATagcagcacacagtggcactgccccacatcgccccatagcagcacaca gtggcactgccccacatcccatagcagcacacagtggcactgccccacatcgccccatagcagcacacagtggcactgccccacatcccatagcagcacaca GTggcactgccccacatcccataacagcacacagtggcactgccccacatcgccccatagcagcacacagtggcactgccccacatcgccccatagcagcacacagtggcactgccccacatcccatagcagcacacagtggcactgccccacatcgccccatagcagcacacagtggcacTGCCCGACATCGCCCCATagcagcacacagtggcactgccccacatcccatagcagcacacagtggcacTGCCCCACATCGCCCCATAGCAGCACACAGTGGCTCTGCCCCACATCCCATAACAGCACACAGTGGCACTGCCCCCACATCGCCCCATAA
- the LOC125691099 gene encoding ankyrin-2-like isoform X4, translated as MGPKWGAMGPTWGAVGPIWVAVGPTWEAMGPKWGAMGPTWGAMGPTWGTVGPTWGAVRAYMGVQWGPHGKQWGPHGDQWGPDGELWCPQRVQWGPHGEQWGPHGVQWGPHGVQWGAHPIAAHSGTAPHPIAAHSGTAPHRPIAAHSGTAPHPIAAHSGTAPHPITAHSGTAPQRPIAAHSGTAPTSPHSSTQWHCPTSPHSSTQWHCPTSHNSTQWHCPTSPHSSTQWHCPTSPHSSTQWHCPTSHSSTQWHCPTSPHSSTQWHCPTSPHSSTQWHCPTSHSSTQWHCPTSPHSSTQWLCPTSHNSTQWHCPHIAP; from the exons ATGGGGCCCAaatggggagctatggggcccacatggggagctgtggggcccATATGGGTTGCAGTGGGGCCCACATGGGAAGCAATGGGTCCCAAATGGGGAGCAATGGGGCCCAcatggggagctatggggcccacatggggcacagtggggccCACATGGGGTGCAGTAAGGGCCTATATGGGGGTGCAGTGGGGCCCACATGGGAAGCAATGGGGCCCAcatggggatcaatggggccCAGATGGGGAGCTATGGTGCCCACAAAGGGTGCAGTGGGGCCCACATGGGGAGCAATGGGGCCCACATGGGGTGCAATGGGGCCCACATGGGGTGCAGTGGGGCGCACATCCCATagcagcacaca GTggcactgccccacatcccatagcagcacacagtggcactgccccacatcgccccatagcagcacacagtggcactgccccacatcccatagcagcacacagtggcactgccccacatcccataacagcacacagtggcactgccccacagcgccccattGCAGCACACAGTGGCACTGCCCCCACATCGCCCCATagcagcacacagtggcactgccccacatcgccccatagcagcacaca GTggcactgccccacatcccataacagcacacagtggcactgccccacatcgccccatagcagcacacagtggcactgccccacatcgccccatagcagcacacagtggcactgccccacatcccatagcagcacacagtggcactgccccacatcgccccatagcagcacacagtggcacTGCCCGACATCGCCCCATagcagcacacagtggcactgccccacatcccatagcagcacacagtggcacTGCCCCACATCGCCCCATAGCAGCACACAGTGGCTCTGCCCCACATCCCATAACAGCACACAGTGGCACTGCCCCCACATCGCCCCATAA
- the LOC125691099 gene encoding soluble scavenger receptor cysteine-rich domain-containing protein SSC5D-like isoform X2, with protein sequence MGPKWGAMGPTWGAVGPIWVAVGPTWEAMGPKWGAMGPTWGAMGPTWGTVGPTWGAVRAYMGVQWGPHGKQWGPHGDQWGPDGELWCPQRVQWGPHGEQWGPHGVQWGPHGVQWGAHPIAAHSGTAPHPIAAHSGTAPHRPIAAHSGTAPHPIAAHSGTAPHPITAHSGTAPQRPIAAHSGTAPTSPHSSTQWHCPTSPHSSTQWHCPTSHSSTQWHCPTSPHSSTQWHCPTSHNSTQWHCPTSPHSSTQWHCPTSPHSSTQWHCPTSHSSTQWHCPTSPHSSTQWHCPTSPHSSTQWHCPTSHSSTQWHCPTSPHSSTQWLCPTSHNSTQWHCPHIAP encoded by the exons ATGGGGCCCAaatggggagctatggggcccacatggggagctgtggggcccATATGGGTTGCAGTGGGGCCCACATGGGAAGCAATGGGTCCCAAATGGGGAGCAATGGGGCCCAcatggggagctatggggcccacatggggcacagtggggccCACATGGGGTGCAGTAAGGGCCTATATGGGGGTGCAGTGGGGCCCACATGGGAAGCAATGGGGCCCAcatggggatcaatggggccCAGATGGGGAGCTATGGTGCCCACAAAGGGTGCAGTGGGGCCCACATGGGGAGCAATGGGGCCCACATGGGGTGCAATGGGGCCCACATGGGGTGCAGTGGGGCGCACATCCCATagcagcacaca GTggcactgccccacatcccatagcagcacacagtggcactgccccacatcgccccatagcagcacacagtggcactgccccacatcccatagcagcacacagtggcactgccccacatcccataacagcacacagtggcactgccccacagcgccccattGCAGCACACAGTGGCACTGCCCCCACATCGCCCCATagcagcacacagtggcactgccccacatcgccccatagcagcacaca gtggcactgccccacatcccatagcagcacacagtggcactgccccacatcgccccatagcagcacaca GTggcactgccccacatcccataacagcacacagtggcactgccccacatcgccccatagcagcacacagtggcactgccccacatcgccccatagcagcacacagtggcactgccccacatcccatagcagcacacagtggcactgccccacatcgccccatagcagcacacagtggcacTGCCCGACATCGCCCCATagcagcacacagtggcactgccccacatcccatagcagcacacagtggcacTGCCCCACATCGCCCCATAGCAGCACACAGTGGCTCTGCCCCACATCCCATAACAGCACACAGTGGCACTGCCCCCACATCGCCCCATAA
- the LOC125691099 gene encoding ankyrin-2-like isoform X6, whose protein sequence is MGPKWGAMGPTWGAVGPIWVAVGPTWEAMGPKWGAMGPTWGAMGPTWGTVGPTWGAVRAYMGVQWGPHGKQWGPHGDQWGPDGELWCPQRVQWGPHGEQWGPHGVQWGPHGVQWGAHPIAAHSGTAPHPIAAHSGTAPHRPIAAHSGTAPHPIAAHSGTAPHPITAHSGTAPTAPHCSTQWHCPTSPPSSTQWHCPTSHNSTQWHCPTSPPSSTEWHCPTSPHSSTQWHCPTSPHSSTQWHCPTSHSSTQWHCPTSPHSSTQWHCPTSPHSSTQWHCPTSHSSTQWHCPTSPHSSTQWLCPTSHNSTQWHCPHIAP, encoded by the exons ATGGGGCCCAaatggggagctatggggcccacatggggagctgtggggcccATATGGGTTGCAGTGGGGCCCACATGGGAAGCAATGGGTCCCAAATGGGGAGCAATGGGGCCCAcatggggagctatggggcccacatggggcacagtggggccCACATGGGGTGCAGTAAGGGCCTATATGGGGGTGCAGTGGGGCCCACATGGGAAGCAATGGGGCCCAcatggggatcaatggggccCAGATGGGGAGCTATGGTGCCCACAAAGGGTGCAGTGGGGCCCACATGGGGAGCAATGGGGCCCACATGGGGTGCAATGGGGCCCACATGGGGTGCAGTGGGGCGCACATCCCATagcagcacaca gtggcactgccccacatcccatagcagcacacagtggcactgccccacatcgccccatagcagcacacagtggcactgccccacatcccatagcagcacacagtggcactgccccacatcccataacagcacacagtggcactgcccccacagcgccccattGCAGCACACAGTGGCACTGCCCCACATCGCCCCCTagcagcacacagtggcactgccccacatcccATAACAGCACACAGTGGCACTGCCCCACATCGCCCCCTAGCAGCACAGAG tggcactgccccacatcgccccatagcagcacacagtggcactgccccacatcgccccatagcagcacacagtggcactgccccacatcccatagcagcacacagtggcactgccccacatcgccccatagcagcacacagtggcacTGCCCGACATCGCCCCATagcagcacacagtggcactgccccacatcccatagcagcacacagtggcacTGCCCCACATCGCCCCATAGCAGCACACAGTGGCTCTGCCCCACATCCCATAACAGCACACAGTGGCACTGCCCCCACATCGCCCCATAA